A stretch of the Bdellovibrio sp. 22V genome encodes the following:
- the mnmH gene encoding tRNA 2-selenouridine(34) synthase MnmH, with the protein MNSTNIKVENLKDLFLHDTPLLDVRAPIEFSQGHLPGAVNRPILNDAERALIGTTYKQQGQAAAVKLGYELISGPVKEERVQAWKAFFEQNPSAVIYCFRGGKRSQITQQWLKEAGVERPLIVGGYKVTRQFLMSTIDEFSQKKEFLVVSGPTGSGKTELLKTVESFYPTVNLEALAHHRGSAFGSLEIAQPTQINFENKLAVNLLKIEDKTATSTRPLVEDESRMIGQVYQPTSFFERLRSSQVLWLDEPLEKRVDNIFHDYILSTDIGMAHAQTMRCAEEAEILRAQVNKVFLKYKTAVQVISRKLGGLRAREILTDIEAAELDFWRNNTVNLNKVWIEKLLSYYYDPLYLGSLQRREVRVAFKGPASEAFEFLKSSQAPT; encoded by the coding sequence TTGAATAGCACGAATATCAAAGTCGAAAATCTCAAAGATCTTTTTTTACACGATACACCTTTGTTAGATGTGCGTGCGCCTATTGAGTTTTCTCAAGGACATTTACCCGGCGCTGTGAACAGACCTATTCTTAACGATGCCGAGCGGGCTCTGATCGGAACGACTTACAAACAACAGGGACAAGCCGCCGCGGTCAAGCTGGGGTACGAATTGATTTCAGGGCCTGTTAAGGAAGAACGTGTTCAGGCTTGGAAAGCTTTTTTTGAGCAAAATCCCTCTGCGGTGATTTATTGTTTTCGTGGCGGAAAGCGTTCGCAGATCACGCAGCAGTGGCTCAAAGAAGCGGGTGTCGAGCGGCCTTTGATTGTCGGTGGCTATAAAGTCACGCGCCAGTTTTTAATGAGTACCATTGACGAGTTCTCTCAGAAAAAAGAATTCCTGGTGGTTTCAGGCCCCACGGGGAGCGGGAAAACGGAACTTTTGAAGACGGTCGAAAGCTTCTATCCGACAGTGAATCTGGAAGCTCTCGCGCATCATCGCGGGTCGGCTTTTGGTTCTTTAGAAATAGCCCAGCCGACGCAGATTAATTTTGAAAACAAACTGGCCGTAAATCTTCTTAAAATTGAGGACAAAACTGCGACAAGCACAAGGCCGCTTGTTGAAGATGAAAGTCGTATGATCGGGCAGGTGTATCAGCCAACGTCTTTCTTTGAACGCTTGCGCTCTTCGCAAGTTCTGTGGCTGGATGAGCCCTTGGAAAAACGCGTGGACAATATTTTCCATGATTATATTCTCAGCACGGATATTGGAATGGCTCATGCGCAGACCATGCGATGCGCGGAAGAGGCAGAGATCCTGCGCGCGCAAGTAAACAAGGTTTTCCTTAAGTACAAAACGGCGGTGCAAGTGATTTCGCGCAAGCTCGGGGGCTTGCGTGCAAGGGAAATCTTGACGGATATTGAAGCCGCCGAGCTGGATTTTTGGCGCAACAATACCGTGAATCTCAATAAAGTATGGATTGAGAAGCTGCTTAGTTACTACTATGACCCGCTCTATCTCGGCTCCCTGCAACGGCGTGAAGTTCGCGTCGCCTTTAAAGGCCCGGCCTCTGAGGCTTTTGAATTCCTTAAAAGTTCGCAAGCACCTACCTAA
- a CDS encoding endonuclease/exonuclease/phosphatase family protein, protein MFDVVPGKEALDWKEAQWQRLSTSIYENKSLKKTSDIAKALKEINADVIMLCEVGGFESLKNFNQLFMDDAYSPCLIEGNSERNIDVGFLIRKNLPFYFDLQSNKHRPINYLYPHERQSLETGYPVKGKVNGSHKFSRDVAELRLFTVDKEKPFLTILLAHLKSRLDPENIDPNGFERRQAELRTLLEIYKELNTVHPDLPVIVAGDFNGNASLVNTDEEFKDIYSTTNLKDVLEVMNLPQAERATFYQVRNGSRADGRQIDFVFLSPSLHSHIKPGSAYVHRYKDEFGMPHDIPRNMDAKLSLPSDHYPVVFEIENLKLK, encoded by the coding sequence ATGTTCGATGTGGTCCCGGGTAAGGAAGCCTTAGACTGGAAAGAGGCGCAATGGCAGCGCCTTTCCACCTCCATCTATGAGAATAAGTCTCTGAAAAAAACTTCGGATATCGCGAAAGCCCTGAAAGAGATCAACGCGGACGTTATTATGCTCTGCGAAGTGGGCGGCTTTGAATCGCTTAAAAACTTCAACCAACTCTTTATGGATGACGCGTATTCGCCTTGTTTGATTGAGGGAAACTCTGAGCGCAATATCGACGTCGGTTTTTTGATTCGCAAGAATCTGCCTTTTTATTTTGATCTTCAATCGAACAAACACCGACCGATCAATTACCTCTACCCGCACGAGCGCCAAAGCCTTGAAACCGGTTATCCCGTCAAAGGCAAAGTGAACGGGAGCCACAAGTTCTCGCGCGACGTTGCTGAGCTACGTCTTTTCACCGTGGATAAAGAAAAACCTTTCCTCACGATTTTGCTGGCGCACTTAAAGTCCCGTTTAGATCCCGAGAATATTGACCCCAATGGTTTCGAGCGCCGCCAGGCCGAGCTGCGCACTTTGCTTGAGATTTATAAAGAACTGAACACTGTTCATCCCGATCTTCCGGTGATCGTTGCGGGAGACTTCAATGGCAACGCGAGCCTCGTGAACACCGACGAGGAATTTAAGGACATCTACTCGACCACCAATCTGAAGGACGTGCTGGAAGTCATGAATCTGCCGCAAGCAGAACGCGCGACTTTTTATCAAGTCCGCAACGGCTCGCGCGCAGACGGACGACAAATTGATTTTGTCTTTCTTTCACCGTCACTTCATTCACACATAAAACCGGGCTCCGCTTACGTCCACAGATATAAGGATGAGTTCGGTATGCCACATGACATTCCCCGCAACATGGATGCCAAACTTAGTCTTCCTTCGGATCACTATCCTGTTGTGTTTGAAATTGAGAACTTGAAACTCAAATAA
- a CDS encoding HAMP domain-containing sensor histidine kinase, which yields MFLKRIYKFFSGFSIRLRLSLIFVLIFGATTIFFNMFLFQMMIDTLQQDFDDALFNYSVDVSEGIEIGIKGDLSFPPLRLDHGKILPFPLGTALIQVRHSSGAVLARVGNFGEFNPPYKKDFERIWKGEEATYRTIEHIRNIPSAEADSYRLISFPLDNAAKPQLLLQIAVPMTLLETQISQRLTLLQIGIPFVLLIATAGGLFLSARALTPLNNMINTAKEIKASELSQRVPIPNANDEIKKLALTLNEMLDRIQQAFLSQERFVADASHQLLTPLTIMRGELELLKKTEKKDIDQFIKSALQEVDNLSSIVQEMLLLARVDAGIGALNLQDLALDELVFEAVSRCEKLANSKNIKLKLNINNETADDRKIIRGDNDLLLNLMVIVIENAIKYSPNGEVVSLTLNYKDEVSLFIVDDNGPGIPEEQLPLIFERFSRGSNVGVRVKGFGLGLAIAQKIAILHNAKLSAQNHSGYGARFSFEIKNI from the coding sequence ATGTTCTTAAAGAGAATTTATAAATTCTTTTCCGGCTTCAGCATTCGTCTGCGTCTTTCGCTGATCTTCGTCCTTATTTTCGGAGCGACGACGATCTTTTTTAACATGTTCCTTTTCCAAATGATGATCGACACCCTTCAGCAGGACTTCGATGACGCTCTTTTCAATTACTCCGTCGACGTTTCCGAAGGGATCGAGATCGGCATCAAAGGGGACTTAAGTTTTCCTCCCCTGCGCTTGGACCATGGAAAAATTCTGCCCTTTCCCTTGGGAACCGCTTTGATTCAAGTTCGTCATAGTTCCGGCGCCGTGCTTGCGCGTGTGGGAAATTTCGGTGAGTTCAATCCGCCGTATAAGAAAGATTTCGAGCGTATTTGGAAAGGCGAAGAAGCCACCTATCGCACCATTGAGCACATCCGCAATATTCCCTCTGCGGAAGCCGATTCGTACCGTTTGATTTCTTTCCCGCTGGATAACGCCGCAAAACCTCAGCTTCTGTTGCAAATTGCAGTTCCGATGACACTTCTAGAAACTCAGATCAGCCAGCGTCTGACGTTATTGCAAATCGGCATTCCGTTTGTCTTGTTGATTGCGACAGCCGGTGGTTTGTTTCTATCAGCACGCGCTTTGACTCCGCTGAACAATATGATCAACACGGCGAAAGAGATTAAAGCCAGCGAACTTTCCCAGCGCGTTCCGATCCCTAATGCGAACGACGAAATCAAAAAACTTGCGCTGACTTTAAATGAAATGCTCGACCGGATTCAGCAGGCCTTCCTCAGTCAGGAGCGCTTTGTCGCGGATGCGTCTCACCAGCTTTTAACACCGCTGACAATCATGCGTGGCGAGCTTGAGCTTTTGAAAAAGACCGAAAAAAAAGACATCGATCAATTTATCAAATCGGCTTTGCAAGAGGTCGACAATCTATCGAGCATTGTGCAAGAGATGCTTCTGCTTGCGCGCGTTGATGCTGGTATCGGCGCCCTGAATTTGCAGGACCTCGCTTTGGATGAGTTGGTGTTTGAAGCGGTTTCCCGCTGTGAGAAATTGGCGAATTCAAAAAATATTAAGCTGAAGCTAAACATCAATAATGAAACAGCGGACGATCGCAAAATCATTCGCGGCGACAATGATCTGCTTTTGAATCTTATGGTGATCGTGATTGAAAACGCCATTAAGTATTCACCGAATGGGGAAGTCGTTTCACTGACACTGAACTATAAAGATGAAGTCAGTCTTTTTATTGTCGATGACAACGGACCGGGAATTCCAGAGGAACAGCTTCCTCTCATTTTTGAACGTTTCTCGCGCGGTTCGAATGTGGGCGTCCGAGTTAAAGGCTTTGGTCTAGGTTTGGCGATTGCTCAAAAAATCGCCATTCTTCACAACGCGAAGCTAAGTGCGCAAAATCACTCAGGATACGGCGCGCGATTCAGCTTTGAAATTAAAAACATTTAA
- a CDS encoding GNAT family protein, producing MKSIDLPLSKTTKRLIIRPLEEYDFENWAQAHSSMRSPQNEWDETNWDDSELTLKKFKAILKEQKQKRSADHFYDFGIFRKDDGILIGTVSLMDISRGVFQNAYLGYRIYNNFWGHGYAQEACKAAFHLAFKNLKLHRLEAGIAPSNKKSIKTAKALGLRKEGLSKKRLLVNKKWKDMLIYAITKEDLKSK from the coding sequence ATGAAGTCTATAGATCTGCCACTCTCTAAAACAACAAAGCGTCTTATCATCCGCCCACTCGAAGAGTACGATTTCGAAAACTGGGCCCAAGCCCACTCTTCGATGCGCTCCCCTCAAAACGAATGGGATGAAACCAACTGGGATGACTCCGAACTCACACTTAAAAAGTTCAAAGCCATTCTTAAAGAGCAAAAACAAAAACGCAGCGCCGATCACTTCTATGACTTCGGCATCTTCCGCAAAGACGACGGCATTCTTATCGGCACCGTCAGCCTGATGGATATCTCCAGAGGCGTCTTCCAAAACGCTTACTTAGGTTATCGCATCTACAACAACTTCTGGGGCCACGGCTACGCCCAAGAAGCCTGCAAAGCCGCTTTCCATCTCGCCTTTAAAAATCTAAAACTCCACCGTCTCGAAGCCGGCATAGCACCCTCAAACAAAAAATCCATAAAAACAGCCAAAGCCTTGGGCCTGCGCAAAGAAGGCCTGAGCAAAAAACGCCTCTTAGTAAATAAAAAATGGAAAGACATGCTCATCTACGCCATCACAAAAGAAGATTTAAAATCAAAGTAA
- the selD gene encoding selenide, water dikinase SelD, with protein MSSQKIALTQTVQKGGCAAKVAASELRKILQQVKFPVAHPALMVDGGLFDDAAIYKVNDDVALVQTLDFFTPIVDTPKLFGEIAAANALSDVYAMGGRPKTAMGILAFPIATMPEEVIVDVMQGASDKIAEADANFVGGHSIDDDTLKFGLAVTGFVNPRFVWTNAGAKAGDHLILTKPLGTGTMTASLKRQESQESDIMDALQSMATVNNAVDYLTPPLMEHIHAATDITGFGLSGHSMQLAKASQVSLKIHSEKLPRFSKALAFLEKGFLTKAHRTNAAYTENDIDVSGLDALHKLLLHDPQTSGGLLLSVSREVSHDVLQALRAKFKSAEIIGEVLPRQDKAVIFE; from the coding sequence ATGAGCTCGCAAAAAATCGCGCTGACTCAGACTGTGCAAAAGGGAGGCTGTGCTGCGAAGGTGGCCGCCTCTGAATTGCGAAAAATCCTGCAACAGGTGAAATTCCCTGTGGCGCATCCGGCTTTGATGGTGGATGGAGGATTGTTTGACGATGCCGCGATTTACAAAGTCAACGACGATGTCGCGTTGGTGCAAACTCTCGATTTTTTCACTCCTATTGTTGATACTCCCAAACTTTTTGGTGAAATCGCCGCAGCCAATGCTCTGAGTGACGTTTACGCTATGGGCGGTCGTCCAAAAACCGCCATGGGGATCTTGGCATTTCCCATCGCGACGATGCCGGAAGAAGTGATCGTCGATGTGATGCAAGGCGCGAGTGATAAGATCGCCGAAGCCGATGCCAACTTCGTCGGCGGTCACTCCATTGATGATGACACGTTGAAATTTGGCCTGGCAGTCACAGGTTTTGTGAATCCGCGTTTTGTCTGGACCAATGCGGGAGCAAAAGCCGGGGATCATCTTATTCTTACAAAGCCATTGGGCACGGGAACAATGACCGCTTCTTTGAAGCGCCAAGAGTCGCAAGAAAGCGACATCATGGATGCCTTGCAAAGCATGGCAACCGTGAATAATGCCGTCGATTATTTGACTCCACCTTTGATGGAACACATTCATGCGGCGACGGATATCACGGGTTTTGGTCTTTCCGGGCATTCCATGCAGCTGGCAAAAGCAAGTCAGGTCAGCTTAAAAATTCACTCTGAAAAATTGCCGCGCTTTAGTAAGGCGCTGGCCTTTTTGGAAAAAGGTTTCTTAACGAAAGCGCATCGTACGAACGCCGCTTATACTGAAAATGATATCGACGTTTCCGGTCTGGATGCACTTCATAAGCTTCTTCTACACGATCCGCAAACCAGCGGAGGCCTTCTTTTGAGCGTGTCTCGTGAAGTCAGTCACGACGTTCTTCAGGCCTTGCGTGCGAAGTTCAAATCTGCTGAGATCATTGGAGAGGTTTTGCCTCGCCAAGATAAAGCGGTGATTTTTGAATAG
- the pdxH gene encoding pyridoxamine 5'-phosphate oxidase encodes MIDITLDPFQHFDRLLKEAMAKQVPEANAMSVATVDEEGVPSVRIVYLKEVSKGGFVFYGNYNSHKGKDIEINENVCLNFHWPVLWQQIRITGKAEKISAAESDAYFATRARLSQIGAWASHQSEIIPDRDWLARRVAEYEKQFDGQIVPRPPHWGGWRVIPTEIEFWFGLSGRLHERYVYQRGADGWKTFMRSP; translated from the coding sequence ATGATCGATATTACTTTAGATCCTTTTCAGCATTTCGATCGCCTCCTTAAAGAGGCGATGGCAAAGCAAGTTCCCGAGGCCAACGCGATGTCGGTGGCCACGGTGGATGAAGAGGGTGTGCCCTCCGTTCGAATCGTCTACCTTAAAGAGGTTTCGAAGGGGGGCTTTGTTTTTTATGGCAACTACAACAGCCATAAAGGCAAAGACATCGAAATCAATGAAAACGTGTGTCTTAACTTCCATTGGCCCGTTTTGTGGCAACAAATCCGTATCACTGGTAAAGCCGAAAAAATTTCCGCTGCGGAAAGCGATGCTTACTTCGCCACTCGCGCACGTTTAAGTCAGATCGGTGCCTGGGCTTCCCACCAAAGTGAGATTATTCCTGATCGTGATTGGCTCGCTCGTCGAGTCGCCGAATACGAAAAACAATTCGATGGACAGATTGTGCCTCGGCCTCCGCACTGGGGCGGATGGAGAGTCATTCCCACTGAGATTGAGTTTTGGTTTGGGCTTTCGGGGAGACTGCATGAGCGTTATGTTTACCAACGTGGTGCGGATGGTTGGAAGACGTTCATGCGAAGTCCTTAG
- a CDS encoding twin-arginine translocase TatA/TatE family subunit produces the protein MNLGWTEIILIGAIALLLFGPSKLPNLGRSLGEAIRGFKKGLNEDHSQERDVNKQITQNQEKPLNQEREAQEQKDPNKQS, from the coding sequence ATGAATCTTGGTTGGACAGAAATTATTCTCATCGGCGCGATTGCTTTGCTTCTCTTTGGCCCTAGCAAGCTTCCCAATTTGGGACGTTCTCTGGGCGAAGCCATTCGTGGTTTCAAAAAAGGTCTGAACGAAGACCACTCGCAAGAGCGCGACGTGAACAAGCAAATCACGCAGAATCAGGAAAAGCCTTTGAATCAAGAGCGTGAAGCGCAAGAGCAAAAAGATCCAAATAAACAATCATGA
- the apaG gene encoding Co2+/Mg2+ efflux protein ApaG, whose protein sequence is MAMQKTAVPEFVISTKVVYVPSESKPEQGYHFFAYKISITNKGTAPAQLMSRHWVITDSRGHKEEVRGPGVVGMQPKIQPGQTFEYDSACPLNASAGSMQGRYYFVAESGESFSVEVPEFYLIAPHALH, encoded by the coding sequence ATGGCAATGCAAAAAACCGCGGTACCAGAATTTGTTATCTCCACGAAAGTGGTCTACGTTCCTTCGGAATCAAAACCCGAACAAGGTTATCACTTTTTTGCTTACAAAATTTCCATCACAAACAAAGGCACAGCGCCGGCGCAACTGATGAGCCGTCACTGGGTGATCACGGATTCTCGTGGACACAAAGAAGAAGTGCGCGGACCGGGCGTTGTGGGAATGCAGCCGAAAATTCAACCCGGCCAAACTTTTGAGTATGACAGTGCGTGTCCCCTTAATGCCTCTGCGGGCAGCATGCAGGGACGCTATTACTTCGTAGCCGAAAGCGGAGAGAGCTTCAGCGTCGAAGTGCCTGAATTCTATTTAATTGCTCCTCACGCTCTCCACTAA
- a CDS encoding response regulator transcription factor encodes MRILVVEDQVKMANFLKKGLNEVGYAVDIAESGSAAESYMAQGDYDLVILDVMLPDQSGIDTARHIRRDGYEGPIMMLTALSTTKDKVHGLDAGADDYLTKPYSFDELHARVRALLRRKSSSTGNNSNVLKYADLELDLIQRKARRANQEISLTTKEFALLEYFMRNPERPLGRVSIAEHVWDIHFDSESNVIDVYINLLRKKIDAPFSKRLIHTVVGTGYVLKENL; translated from the coding sequence ATGCGGATTCTCGTCGTTGAAGACCAAGTCAAAATGGCGAACTTTCTTAAGAAAGGCCTCAATGAGGTAGGTTATGCCGTTGATATCGCGGAAAGCGGAAGTGCGGCCGAGTCCTACATGGCGCAAGGTGATTACGATCTCGTGATCCTTGATGTGATGTTGCCGGATCAAAGCGGCATCGATACGGCTCGCCACATTCGCCGCGATGGCTATGAAGGACCGATCATGATGCTGACGGCTCTTTCCACAACAAAAGACAAAGTGCATGGATTGGATGCGGGCGCTGACGACTATTTGACGAAGCCCTATTCTTTTGACGAACTTCATGCACGCGTGCGCGCGCTTCTGCGCCGAAAAAGTTCAAGTACTGGAAACAATTCGAACGTTTTAAAATACGCCGACTTGGAGTTGGATTTGATCCAACGAAAAGCCCGTCGTGCGAATCAAGAGATTTCTTTAACGACTAAAGAGTTTGCTCTGCTCGAGTACTTTATGCGCAATCCCGAACGACCTTTGGGTCGCGTTTCGATTGCAGAACATGTCTGGGACATCCATTTCGATTCCGAAAGCAACGTGATCGATGTGTACATCAATCTTTTGCGTAAAAAAATTGACGCTCCTTTTTCGAAACGTCTGATTCATACAGTTGTCGGCACAGGCTATGTTCTTAAAGAGAATTTATAA
- a CDS encoding LTA synthase family protein has product MDKTRAQWFNLSWLYIKRILIVNVVFLLIGTLWRAAFLGLFGNSQELAQLRSDVFHAFILGARFDSTVLFYINAIPLLLLLFFSLFSFWQGFAPQLHKIFARFTKFLIPYYAVMLFIVTFISAVDLGFYSFYQDRINVLIFGFIEDDTLALVKTMWRNYPIVWIFTGLAIFCYCLWKGLKINFTQGKEWWPADVQKISYPVFVFFFFVLFVVNGVGARGTLALFPLSEMDTGISKSIFVNHLCFNGTRAFTRAIELKSQQQSQWDSNLKHYGYGENYRQAFADFYQIPVEQVPEDPLSLMKHVTPKNEWAEKTRPHVVVLVMESLGSYWLQYDKQDFDLVGDFKKHLSEDTYITNFLSSTNATIGSLSCLMIGSPQRPISEFLTESDYLQVPFRTSPARIFKQNGYKARFLYGGNPGWREVNKFALMQSFDTVEGEAEMTESLGGLKEKHDWGVYDEDVFEYVFKSLSEAKEPQFLLTMTTTNHPPYQLPASYAIPALNAPEELKARLIGEAALAEKRFRTYRYSADKLGAFLSRIKNSPLKDKVIIAVTGDHTFWIVNFSEQELLQKGAVPFYLYTPAAIRKKLEAQSFGSHADIAPTLYNLALSEKEYYSLGRDLFSPAGDFAVNASHLIVDRSGGVLAAGNANDDKALDWQGTYEKLVPGELTGHKKDLSLKYKSLMGVLDYYFMKEKKGSHSNADSRR; this is encoded by the coding sequence ATGGATAAAACTCGGGCGCAATGGTTCAACCTAAGCTGGCTATATATCAAACGCATTCTGATCGTGAATGTGGTTTTTCTGCTTATTGGAACTCTTTGGCGCGCGGCTTTTTTAGGGCTTTTTGGAAACTCTCAAGAACTCGCGCAGCTTCGTAGCGATGTCTTTCACGCCTTCATTTTGGGCGCACGCTTTGACAGCACGGTTTTATTTTATATCAACGCCATTCCTCTGCTTTTGCTTTTATTTTTCAGCTTGTTTTCCTTTTGGCAGGGATTTGCTCCGCAGCTTCACAAAATCTTTGCGCGCTTTACGAAATTCCTTATCCCGTACTATGCGGTGATGCTTTTCATCGTCACGTTTATCTCGGCGGTGGATCTGGGTTTTTACAGTTTCTATCAAGACCGCATCAACGTTTTGATTTTTGGCTTTATCGAAGATGACACCTTAGCGCTTGTTAAAACCATGTGGCGCAACTACCCTATCGTTTGGATTTTTACGGGGCTGGCGATTTTTTGTTATTGTCTTTGGAAGGGTTTGAAAATCAATTTCACCCAAGGCAAAGAGTGGTGGCCAGCCGACGTTCAAAAAATCTCCTATCCTGTTTTTGTTTTTTTCTTTTTCGTTCTTTTTGTCGTCAATGGTGTGGGCGCGCGCGGGACCTTGGCTTTGTTCCCGCTCAGCGAAATGGATACCGGCATCTCAAAAAGTATTTTCGTTAATCATCTGTGCTTTAACGGCACCCGCGCATTTACCCGCGCGATTGAGCTGAAATCCCAGCAACAGTCCCAATGGGACAGCAATTTAAAACACTATGGTTATGGCGAAAACTATCGCCAGGCCTTTGCAGATTTTTATCAAATTCCCGTAGAGCAAGTGCCGGAAGATCCTCTCAGCCTCATGAAACATGTCACCCCCAAAAATGAATGGGCGGAAAAAACCCGCCCGCATGTTGTGGTTCTTGTGATGGAGTCTTTGGGGTCTTACTGGCTGCAATACGACAAGCAGGATTTCGACCTTGTCGGCGATTTTAAAAAACACTTATCCGAGGACACCTACATCACAAACTTTCTTTCCAGCACCAACGCCACGATTGGAAGTTTGAGCTGCTTGATGATTGGCTCCCCGCAAAGACCGATCAGTGAGTTTCTGACCGAGAGTGATTATCTCCAAGTCCCCTTCCGCACAAGTCCCGCGCGTATTTTCAAGCAGAACGGCTACAAGGCGCGCTTTCTTTACGGTGGCAACCCCGGGTGGCGCGAAGTAAATAAATTCGCTCTGATGCAGAGTTTTGACACCGTTGAAGGTGAAGCCGAGATGACCGAGAGTCTCGGTGGGCTTAAAGAAAAACATGACTGGGGCGTTTACGACGAAGACGTCTTTGAATATGTGTTTAAAAGTTTGAGCGAAGCCAAAGAACCGCAGTTTCTTTTGACAATGACGACAACCAATCATCCGCCGTATCAACTGCCGGCAAGCTATGCAATCCCGGCGCTCAACGCCCCCGAGGAATTGAAAGCGCGCCTCATCGGTGAAGCGGCCTTGGCGGAAAAACGCTTTCGCACGTATCGTTATTCCGCTGATAAACTCGGCGCCTTTTTGAGTCGTATTAAAAATTCTCCGCTCAAAGACAAAGTGATTATCGCTGTCACCGGAGATCATACGTTTTGGATTGTGAACTTCTCAGAGCAGGAACTTTTGCAGAAAGGCGCCGTGCCTTTTTATCTCTACACTCCGGCGGCCATTCGTAAAAAACTGGAAGCGCAAAGCTTTGGTTCGCATGCGGATATTGCTCCGACACTTTACAATCTCGCTCTTTCCGAAAAGGAATATTATTCGCTTGGACGGGATTTATTTTCCCCTGCCGGAGATTTTGCCGTGAATGCCTCGCATCTTATCGTCGATCGATCCGGCGGTGTTTTGGCTGCGGGAAATGCGAACGACGATAAAGCTTTGGATTGGCAGGGAACTTATGAAAAGTTAGTTCCAGGTGAACTCACCGGGCATAAAAAAGATCTGTCTTTAAAATACAAATCACTCATGGGCGTTCTGGATTATTACTTTATGAAAGAAAAGAAAGGATCACACTCAAATGCGGATTCTCGTCGTTGA
- a CDS encoding FKBP-type peptidyl-prolyl cis-trans isomerase yields the protein MNKVVLGGLVVAAMAFTTACQKKVKLDTDMKKASYAIGQQIGGNLKQQNIDFDADALAQALKDASAGKNEMSKEDMQAAMMKLQEMAMKKQQEAAEGNAKAGKEFLEKNKSAAGVKTTASGLQYIVEKEGTGATPKKEDVVKVHYKGTLTNGEQFDSSYDRGQPAEFPVGGVIPGWTEALQLMKVGGKAKLFIPPELAYGPSGRPGIPPNSVLVFDVELIDIVKQDTKKKK from the coding sequence ATGAATAAGGTAGTGCTTGGTGGTCTCGTTGTAGCTGCAATGGCTTTCACAACGGCTTGCCAAAAGAAAGTGAAGCTCGATACTGATATGAAAAAAGCGAGCTACGCTATCGGACAACAAATCGGTGGCAACTTGAAACAACAAAACATCGATTTCGATGCTGACGCTTTGGCGCAAGCTTTGAAAGATGCATCTGCTGGTAAAAATGAAATGTCTAAAGAAGACATGCAAGCAGCAATGATGAAGCTTCAAGAAATGGCGATGAAAAAACAACAAGAAGCGGCTGAAGGTAATGCTAAAGCTGGTAAAGAATTCTTGGAGAAAAACAAATCTGCTGCTGGCGTGAAAACAACAGCTTCAGGTCTTCAGTACATCGTTGAAAAAGAAGGTACTGGCGCAACTCCTAAGAAAGAAGACGTCGTAAAAGTTCACTACAAAGGAACTTTGACGAACGGCGAACAATTCGATTCTTCTTACGATCGTGGTCAACCTGCGGAATTCCCAGTAGGCGGTGTGATCCCTGGTTGGACAGAAGCTCTTCAATTGATGAAAGTGGGCGGCAAAGCAAAACTTTTCATCCCACCTGAGTTGGCATACGGTCCATCTGGCCGTCCTGGTATTCCGCCAAATTCAGTTCTTGTTTTCGACGTTGAGTTGATCGACATCGTTAAACAAGATACTAAAAAGAAGAAGTAA